A stretch of Sulfurimonas autotrophica DSM 16294 DNA encodes these proteins:
- the dnaN gene encoding DNA polymerase III subunit beta: MKITVSKSILENILIHASPFLEKKDTSQITSHVYMNVSNSELTLKATDYEIGFLVSTDNLKIEKEGSITANGKKFLDIVRILKDDEINLEVKNDNLLISQGHSNFKLPTFSYNEFPEFPAYEGKPRISIESHTLIESLKKITPAIDTNNPKFELNGALIDIQKNSINFAATDTRRLAVVTIDNQSDNELSIIIPKKAIVEIQKLFFDNIELYYDETNLIIHSQQYTFFTKLINGKFPEYSRIIPKETKYNLVLPKAIMIDSIKQITTISTDLKITFMNDIISFESLSDDNIEAKTEISYNTGFSKPFSIAINSKYLLDFLNSINSSEFTIGLNEGNLPFILKDQNFITVVMPIVI; this comes from the coding sequence ATGAAAATTACCGTCTCAAAATCTATATTGGAAAACATACTCATTCATGCTTCACCTTTTTTAGAGAAAAAAGATACATCGCAGATTACTTCACATGTATATATGAATGTATCTAATTCAGAGTTAACTCTTAAAGCTACTGATTATGAAATAGGATTTTTAGTATCAACCGATAATTTAAAAATTGAAAAAGAAGGAAGCATTACTGCTAACGGTAAAAAATTCTTAGATATTGTCAGAATATTAAAAGATGATGAAATTAATTTAGAAGTAAAAAATGACAATCTTTTAATATCACAAGGTCATTCAAACTTTAAATTACCTACATTTTCATATAATGAATTTCCTGAATTTCCAGCCTATGAAGGAAAACCAAGAATTTCCATTGAATCACATACACTTATCGAATCATTAAAAAAAATAACACCGGCTATTGATACAAATAACCCTAAATTTGAACTCAATGGTGCCTTAATTGACATACAAAAGAATTCTATTAACTTTGCAGCAACAGACACTAGAAGATTAGCAGTTGTGACTATAGATAATCAAAGTGATAATGAGTTGTCTATTATAATTCCAAAAAAAGCAATAGTTGAGATTCAAAAACTCTTTTTTGATAATATTGAACTTTATTATGATGAAACAAATCTTATAATACATTCACAACAATACACTTTTTTCACTAAACTCATCAATGGAAAATTTCCTGAATATTCAAGAATTATTCCCAAAGAAACAAAATACAATTTAGTTTTACCTAAAGCTATTATGATTGATTCTATAAAACAAATTACTACTATATCTACAGATTTAAAAATTACTTTTATGAACGACATTATCAGTTTTGAAAGTTTAAGTGATGATAATATTGAAGCAAAAACTGAGATCAGTTACAATACAGGTTTCAGTAAGCCTTTCTCAATAGCAATTAATTCAAAATATTTACTCGATTTTTTAAATTCTATAAACTCTTCTGAATTTACAATCGGACTCAATGAAGGAAATCTTCCTTTTATTTTAAAAGATCAAAACTTCATCACAGTCGTAATGCCTATAGTTATCTAA